The following are from one region of the Paenibacillus sp. JZ16 genome:
- a CDS encoding glycoside hydrolase family 78 protein yields MFSVTDLRCEYQHNPIGIGEKHPRLNWKLVSDERAFRQTAYEIEVSNDDRFAVPFWTSGKVASSQSVHVELSEWSVSSCKRYIYRVRVWNQAGEVSEWSDAAYWETGKLQGEKWIGEWITAPSSLLPAESPHLPLLRKSFSLKTPIAKARIYASALGLYELELNGQRVGDCYFTPGWTSYEHAIQTQSYDVTDMLNAGLNGIGAWLGNGWYRGQLGWEERSAIYGNRLALLLELHITYADGSEEVIATDSSWQSAKGPITMSELYHGETYDARLELEGFSSGDFNSNDWHGIETIDHGFDMLKPQINEPVRAIQKVQPVECLITPKGETVIDFGQNLVGWVRFSVSGAEGAIVTLQHAEILDSEGNLYTENLRTAKQTIQYTLKGGGQETYEPRFTFQGFRYVRLDGFTEEQLSRGVFEAVVLHSDFEEIGTFQCSDPMVNQLQSNIRWGLKGNFLDVPTDCPQRDERLGWTGDAQMFIGTAAYLANVAPFFTKWLSDLAADQRGDGAVPFVVPHVLGDEAYASAAWGDAAVICPWTVYVSYGDRRILERQYESMKSWVSYIQAQGENEYLWNTGFHFGDWLGLDAKSGDYVGATERDMIASAFYCYSVELLRKTAIVLGQEKDAALYTELKDKVVAAFRNEFVTPSGRLAASTQTAHVLALMFGLLDEDAEKRAAKRLYSLLEESRFHLTTGFVGTPYINHVLSQHGMHDAAYKLLLQRDYPSWLYPVTKGATTIWEHWDGIKEDGSFWSRDMNSFNHYAYGAIGEWLYRTVAGIQTVEEAPGYKHTVIAPVPGEGLTWAEGVIDTLYGSVRSSWRLESGGEFQIEVTIPPNTTAEIRLPGVFNASSVTEGEAIPLDEARGIQSARDGEAGVVIQAGSGEYTFRYVYSDHAVQS; encoded by the coding sequence ATGTTCAGCGTTACGGATTTACGATGTGAGTATCAGCATAATCCGATTGGAATCGGCGAGAAGCATCCGCGTTTAAATTGGAAGCTGGTCTCGGACGAAAGGGCATTCAGGCAAACGGCCTATGAGATTGAAGTTTCGAATGATGATCGTTTTGCTGTGCCCTTTTGGACTTCAGGGAAAGTAGCTTCTTCGCAATCGGTTCATGTGGAATTAAGCGAATGGAGCGTATCGTCTTGTAAGCGCTATATTTATCGAGTCCGCGTCTGGAATCAAGCCGGGGAGGTATCGGAATGGTCGGATGCAGCCTATTGGGAGACGGGTAAACTGCAGGGAGAGAAATGGATAGGGGAATGGATAACGGCACCCAGTTCTTTGCTGCCGGCCGAGTCTCCTCATCTACCGCTCCTTCGCAAGAGCTTCAGCTTGAAGACGCCCATTGCGAAGGCGAGAATATATGCCTCGGCCTTAGGCCTTTATGAACTGGAACTGAACGGGCAGCGGGTGGGAGATTGTTATTTCACACCCGGATGGACGAGTTATGAACATGCGATACAGACGCAAAGTTATGACGTGACGGATATGCTGAATGCTGGCCTAAATGGCATCGGCGCTTGGCTCGGAAATGGATGGTACAGGGGGCAATTGGGATGGGAGGAACGGAGCGCAATCTATGGGAATCGATTAGCCCTTTTGCTGGAGCTGCATATTACTTATGCAGACGGGAGCGAAGAAGTAATTGCAACCGATTCAAGCTGGCAGTCGGCCAAAGGCCCGATCACAATGTCAGAACTCTATCATGGTGAAACCTACGATGCCCGGTTGGAGCTGGAAGGCTTCAGCTCAGGAGATTTTAACTCAAATGATTGGCATGGTATCGAAACGATCGATCACGGGTTTGACATGCTGAAGCCTCAAATTAACGAGCCGGTAAGAGCCATCCAAAAGGTGCAGCCCGTTGAATGTCTGATTACACCCAAAGGTGAAACCGTCATCGATTTCGGACAGAACCTGGTGGGCTGGGTCCGGTTTAGCGTGTCCGGCGCGGAAGGCGCTATCGTGACGCTGCAGCATGCGGAGATACTGGATTCCGAGGGGAACTTGTATACGGAGAACCTCCGAACCGCTAAACAAACCATTCAGTATACGTTAAAAGGTGGAGGACAAGAAACCTATGAGCCACGGTTTACGTTCCAAGGCTTCCGGTATGTCCGCTTAGACGGTTTCACGGAGGAGCAGTTGAGCCGTGGGGTTTTTGAAGCAGTTGTGCTCCATTCGGACTTTGAAGAAATCGGAACGTTTCAGTGCTCAGATCCCATGGTTAATCAATTGCAGAGCAATATTCGATGGGGGCTCAAGGGGAATTTCCTGGATGTGCCCACGGATTGTCCCCAGCGTGACGAGCGGCTTGGCTGGACGGGAGATGCACAGATGTTTATTGGGACGGCGGCCTATCTAGCGAACGTGGCTCCTTTCTTCACCAAGTGGTTATCTGATCTGGCTGCAGACCAGCGTGGCGATGGGGCAGTGCCTTTCGTTGTCCCCCATGTGCTTGGCGATGAGGCCTACGCTTCGGCCGCATGGGGAGATGCAGCGGTCATATGTCCGTGGACGGTATATGTCAGTTATGGCGACCGACGGATATTGGAACGTCAGTATGAGAGCATGAAGAGCTGGGTCTCCTACATTCAGGCTCAGGGGGAGAATGAGTATTTGTGGAATACCGGCTTTCATTTTGGTGACTGGCTGGGACTTGATGCGAAATCCGGCGACTATGTGGGGGCTACAGAGCGGGATATGATAGCGTCGGCATTTTACTGTTATTCGGTAGAACTGCTTAGGAAAACAGCGATCGTATTGGGTCAAGAAAAAGATGCTGCCCTGTATACGGAGCTTAAAGATAAGGTGGTCGCTGCATTTCGCAACGAATTCGTGACCCCGTCAGGAAGGCTAGCGGCTTCGACTCAGACCGCGCATGTGCTTGCGCTCATGTTTGGGCTGCTGGATGAAGATGCGGAAAAACGAGCAGCGAAACGTCTTTATTCGCTGCTGGAGGAGAGTAGATTTCATCTAACGACAGGCTTTGTGGGAACACCCTATATTAACCATGTATTAAGTCAGCATGGCATGCATGACGCGGCCTATAAGCTGTTGCTGCAGAGGGACTATCCTTCATGGTTGTACCCGGTTACGAAAGGCGCAACCACGATATGGGAGCACTGGGACGGTATTAAGGAAGATGGCAGCTTCTGGAGCCGGGATATGAATTCATTTAATCATTATGCATATGGAGCCATTGGCGAGTGGCTGTATCGTACGGTTGCCGGCATACAAACTGTGGAGGAAGCGCCGGGTTATAAGCATACCGTGATTGCACCCGTGCCGGGCGAAGGATTGACATGGGCTGAAGGCGTGATCGATACGCTGTACGGATCCGTCCGGTCAAGTTGGAGATTGGAAAGTGGTGGAGAGTTTCAAATAGAGGTAACCATCCCGCCTAATACAACAGCGGAGATCCGACTGCCAGGTGTTTTTAATGCATCAAGCGTTACAGAAGGAGAGGCGATACCTCTAGACGAAGCGAGAGGGATTCAATCTGCACGTGATGGTGAAGCGGGTGTTGTGATTCAAGCGGGCTCAGGAGAGTATACATTCAGATATGTTTATTCCGATCATGCTGTGCAGTCATGA
- a CDS encoding cell wall hydrolase has translation MAVIKANSNDVDLLARLIRAEAEGEGEQGMLMVGNVGVNRILGNCLDFRNIRSMNDMVFQSPGGFEATQKGYFYQRARDRDRRLAQRVINGERIWPASNALWFFRPAGDCPATWYNQQNTGRFKAHCFFTPTYADCPSVF, from the coding sequence GTGGCAGTCATCAAAGCGAATTCGAATGATGTGGATCTTCTGGCAAGATTGATCCGCGCAGAGGCAGAAGGCGAAGGCGAGCAAGGCATGCTCATGGTCGGGAATGTCGGAGTGAACCGGATATTGGGCAACTGCCTGGATTTTCGAAACATCCGCAGCATGAACGATATGGTTTTTCAGAGCCCGGGTGGTTTTGAAGCAACACAGAAAGGCTATTTTTATCAACGAGCTAGGGATCGGGATCGTCGGCTAGCCCAAAGGGTCATTAATGGGGAACGCATATGGCCGGCTAGCAACGCGCTGTGGTTTTTCCGGCCGGCAGGAGATTGCCCGGCAACCTGGTACAATCAGCAGAACACAGGCCGATTCAAAGCACACTGTTTCTTCACCCCGACATATGCCGATTGCCCGTCCGTTTTTTGA
- the gerQ gene encoding spore coat protein GerQ gives MNGVRYPGVPNRGTAGYTANVPPQVPSGSPMTPGGTVVPAPQFEQSYVENILRLNLGKQGTFYMTYENNSQWNAKVFTGVVEAAGRDHIIISERSTGRRIILLMVNLDYVVFDEPLHYQYPGVIGNPPPTAR, from the coding sequence ATGAATGGAGTCCGTTATCCGGGAGTGCCGAACCGCGGGACGGCTGGTTATACGGCGAACGTTCCACCGCAGGTGCCTAGCGGAAGCCCAATGACTCCAGGAGGCACCGTTGTTCCCGCCCCGCAATTCGAACAATCCTACGTAGAGAATATTCTACGACTGAATCTGGGCAAACAGGGAACCTTCTATATGACGTATGAAAACAATTCGCAATGGAATGCCAAGGTGTTCACAGGTGTGGTCGAAGCTGCTGGACGTGATCATATCATTATCAGCGAACGGTCGACAGGCCGCCGTATCATCCTGCTGATGGTAAACCTAGATTATGTCGTGTTCGACGAGCCGCTTCATTATCAATATCCGGGTGTTATCGGCAATCCGCCTCCAACGGCTAGATAA
- a CDS encoding hemolysin family protein encodes MSDPLPSLISLTLVLILVLLNGFFVSAELAFVKVKSSRIDALAEEGHRRAKFAQNILKNLDGYISACQFGITIVSIGLGWIGERTISAMITPWFHGIGWSNTAVHAVSLVIAFILIALMHIVFGALAPKTVAVRKAEQIALLSAGPLRVFYTMMFPFIWFANGLSNNVLRLFRMQPVVERNVHTEEELRDMMKESSESGLMDSTDMVLVDNIFEFADTTAREIMIPRTEMICLYNNLSLEENLKIASEGMRTRYPICDEDKDHIIGFIHIKDLMRGFVRDQLSLIRPIIAVPESIKISDLLRRMQRSKTQIAILIDEYGGTSGLVTLEDIMEEIVGEIQDEFDEERPGIEKVGEDEYSIDGLMLIDEINDQFGLNVDTEDYDTIGGWLSSRLEVLLPHKGQSVMYEDYRFVIEETENKRISRIRLIRQQQQLIQEEAGA; translated from the coding sequence TTGAGTGACCCCTTACCGAGTTTGATAAGTTTAACCTTGGTATTGATTCTCGTCCTGTTAAATGGATTTTTTGTATCGGCTGAATTAGCTTTCGTTAAAGTGAAAAGCAGCCGTATTGACGCTCTGGCCGAAGAAGGACATAGACGTGCAAAATTTGCGCAGAACATATTGAAGAACCTGGACGGATATATATCCGCATGCCAGTTTGGTATTACCATCGTGTCCATTGGACTCGGATGGATTGGCGAAAGAACGATATCCGCCATGATTACGCCTTGGTTTCATGGCATAGGCTGGAGCAATACAGCCGTTCATGCCGTGTCCTTGGTAATTGCCTTCATCCTGATTGCACTCATGCACATTGTATTTGGTGCATTGGCGCCCAAGACAGTGGCTGTACGTAAGGCGGAACAAATTGCGCTGCTATCTGCAGGCCCACTGCGGGTGTTTTACACGATGATGTTCCCGTTTATCTGGTTTGCCAATGGGCTCTCCAATAATGTTCTCCGTTTATTCCGGATGCAACCGGTGGTTGAACGGAATGTTCATACCGAGGAAGAACTGCGGGATATGATGAAAGAGAGCAGTGAGAGCGGCCTGATGGATAGCACGGATATGGTGTTGGTAGACAACATTTTTGAATTTGCCGACACGACAGCAAGGGAGATCATGATCCCCAGAACAGAAATGATCTGCTTATACAACAATCTTTCATTGGAAGAAAATCTGAAGATCGCAAGCGAGGGGATGCGAACCCGTTATCCGATTTGTGACGAAGACAAGGATCATATCATTGGCTTTATTCACATTAAAGATCTGATGCGCGGATTCGTTCGTGACCAGCTTTCCTTGATTCGCCCGATCATTGCTGTTCCTGAGTCGATCAAGATCAGCGATCTGCTGCGAAGAATGCAGCGGAGCAAGACGCAAATTGCCATTCTAATTGATGAATACGGCGGGACTTCAGGACTCGTAACCCTGGAGGACATCATGGAAGAAATCGTCGGTGAAATTCAAGATGAGTTTGACGAAGAGCGTCCGGGCATTGAAAAGGTGGGGGAGGATGAATACTCCATTGATGGATTGATGCTGATCGATGAAATTAATGACCAATTTGGTCTGAACGTGGATACAGAAGACTATGATACTATCGGTGGATGGCTGTCCTCGCGTCTTGAGGTGCTGCTCCCACACAAAGGTCAATCTGTCATGTATGAGGATTATCGCTTTGTGATTGAGGAGACCGAGAATAAACGGATTTCGCGGATTCGTCTGATCAGGCAGCAGCAGCAGCTGATTCAGGAAGAAGCAGGTGCGTAA
- a CDS encoding DUF4367 domain-containing protein has protein sequence MSNEKYDDWFDEAFDEAFDRAASRSSLPTDIESKRQSWQQVQQQIKQVHKKKQRRRTFQLAGVIAASMAFGALIFSPSSVTQAVTPVYQEIKDWGNGVVTQIFGMREPVDKSKALTAPPPEQGIEPEGYVPPAQLVETEYITFTDTDESLTESQKRAPFKIPKINYLPEDYKFYEATALITDENPVFEELHLHYKNSEEKFFHIDLIGMTLGKMINLNGDIKKTIILESGAKAYLTETNLRFLYDNDQVIVSISGFFTEDEFIKIANSIQ, from the coding sequence ATGAGCAACGAAAAATACGATGATTGGTTTGATGAGGCGTTTGACGAAGCCTTTGATCGTGCAGCTTCACGTTCCTCACTCCCTACTGACATTGAATCTAAACGACAATCCTGGCAGCAGGTTCAACAGCAAATCAAACAGGTACACAAAAAGAAACAGCGTCGACGCACTTTTCAGTTAGCCGGAGTCATCGCAGCATCGATGGCCTTTGGTGCATTGATATTCTCTCCATCCTCTGTAACTCAAGCGGTAACACCGGTTTATCAGGAGATCAAGGATTGGGGAAATGGTGTGGTGACCCAAATTTTCGGTATGCGAGAGCCTGTTGATAAGAGCAAGGCATTAACGGCTCCCCCACCGGAGCAGGGAATAGAACCCGAAGGGTATGTGCCGCCAGCTCAATTAGTGGAAACCGAATATATAACTTTCACAGATACCGATGAATCTCTGACAGAATCGCAAAAACGCGCACCTTTTAAAATACCAAAAATCAATTATCTACCGGAAGATTACAAATTCTATGAGGCTACAGCATTAATAACGGATGAAAATCCGGTTTTTGAAGAGCTTCATCTTCATTATAAGAATTCGGAAGAAAAGTTTTTCCATATAGATCTTATCGGGATGACACTTGGTAAAATGATCAATCTCAATGGGGATATTAAGAAGACGATTATTCTTGAATCCGGAGCAAAAGCCTATTTAACCGAGACTAACCTTCGCTTCTTATACGATAATGATCAAGTGATTGTATCCATTAGCGGCTTCTTCACAGAAGATGAATTCATAAAAATTGCAAACAGCATACAATGA
- a CDS encoding RNA polymerase sigma factor — MSNRLQLLLAADFADLSEPIQEEVYYEFYDLVYGQILYVVRDHAAVEDIIQESFIKVITSKPNFETESKMRGWLRVVAKNSTMNYLRKNKKYRNQVDVESVFINEEDVVVSSTNVEHQVESNMLEESIEHYLDQLKPEYKLLIEYRWKHSLTYREIAELLNTREEIVKQRLFRARESVKKMLYREWGELDEQRKIR; from the coding sequence GTGTCCAACCGATTACAGCTCCTCCTTGCAGCAGATTTCGCTGATCTGAGCGAACCTATTCAGGAAGAAGTCTATTATGAATTTTATGACCTCGTTTATGGACAGATACTGTATGTCGTACGGGATCATGCTGCTGTTGAGGATATCATTCAGGAGTCCTTTATAAAAGTGATTACAAGTAAGCCGAATTTTGAAACCGAAAGCAAGATGCGGGGATGGCTCCGTGTCGTCGCCAAAAACTCAACCATGAATTATTTAAGAAAAAATAAAAAATACCGTAACCAAGTGGATGTCGAGAGTGTTTTTATTAATGAAGAGGACGTGGTAGTTTCTTCCACGAACGTCGAACATCAGGTGGAGTCGAATATGCTGGAGGAATCCATCGAGCATTATCTCGACCAATTGAAGCCTGAATACAAGCTATTGATTGAGTATCGGTGGAAGCATAGTCTGACGTACAGAGAAATCGCGGAGCTGCTGAATACTCGCGAAGAGATCGTGAAGCAGCGCTTGTTCCGCGCCAGAGAATCCGTAAAGAAAATGCTGTATAGAGAGTGGGGTGAATTGGATGAGCAACGAAAAATACGATGA
- a CDS encoding aminopeptidase, with product MSNFEQKMERYAELAVKVGANVQPGQTLVVNAMIDAAPLVRLIVKKAYETGAKQVKVNYSDEVVNRIRYDLAPDEAFLEPPTYYAEEVTELAEQGAAFLTILSSNPDLLKGVDPERISNYQRTYGAAMAKYRQYQQADKMSWTGIAYASPDWAAKVFPDVPAEQQVDKMWDAIFHVVRADLEDPIGAWEDHITTLQHKSDELNAKKYHKLRFTSPGTDLTIELPEGHIWAQAGSHNEKGERFVANIPTEEVFTAPLKTGVNGTVRSTKPLSYGGNIIDNFSITFENGRIVDFSAEQGEDTLTRLISMDEGSHYLGEVALVPYRSPISESGILYYNTLFDENASCHLAIGSAYAFNLEGGKTMTSEQLQASGLNTSITHVDFMMGSKELHITGITHDGKEEPVFIDGNWA from the coding sequence ATGTCCAACTTTGAACAAAAAATGGAACGCTACGCGGAGCTTGCAGTCAAGGTGGGTGCTAATGTGCAGCCGGGACAAACGCTGGTCGTTAACGCCATGATCGATGCTGCACCGTTGGTACGTCTTATCGTGAAGAAAGCTTATGAAACGGGTGCCAAGCAAGTAAAGGTGAACTATAGTGATGAGGTTGTGAACCGGATACGGTACGACCTGGCACCAGACGAAGCTTTTCTGGAGCCGCCGACATATTATGCGGAGGAAGTAACCGAGCTTGCCGAGCAAGGGGCTGCTTTCTTGACCATTCTCTCCTCGAACCCTGACCTGCTTAAAGGCGTTGATCCGGAGCGTATTTCCAATTACCAGCGTACATATGGCGCCGCTATGGCGAAATACCGGCAATATCAGCAAGCCGATAAAATGAGCTGGACCGGCATTGCCTATGCTTCCCCTGATTGGGCTGCCAAGGTGTTCCCTGACGTTCCGGCCGAGCAGCAGGTGGATAAAATGTGGGATGCGATATTCCACGTGGTCCGCGCGGATCTCGAAGATCCCATTGGTGCATGGGAAGATCATATCACGACCCTCCAGCACAAATCGGATGAACTCAATGCCAAGAAGTATCATAAGCTTCGCTTCACTTCACCAGGGACGGATCTTACGATCGAGCTTCCGGAGGGACATATCTGGGCCCAAGCGGGCAGTCACAACGAGAAAGGCGAGCGTTTCGTTGCCAACATTCCGACGGAGGAAGTGTTCACCGCTCCGCTCAAAACCGGCGTGAACGGCACCGTACGCAGCACGAAGCCTTTGAGCTACGGCGGCAACATCATTGACAATTTCTCGATCACGTTCGAGAATGGCCGCATCGTCGATTTTTCCGCGGAACAAGGCGAAGATACCTTAACCCGCCTGATCTCCATGGATGAAGGCTCACATTATCTTGGCGAGGTTGCCCTTGTGCCTTATCGCTCCCCGATCTCGGAAAGCGGTATTTTGTATTACAACACACTGTTTGACGAAAATGCTTCCTGTCACCTGGCCATCGGCAGCGCGTATGCCTTTAACCTTGAGGGCGGCAAGACCATGACGTCCGAACAGCTTCAAGCAAGCGGTCTGAACACCAGCATTACCCACGTTGACTTCATGATGGGCTCCAAAGAGCTTCATATTACCGGAATCACTCATGATGGCAAAGAGGAGCCTGTATTCATCGACGGCAATTGGGCTTAA
- a CDS encoding aminopeptidase yields the protein MSDFNTYLDKYAELAVKVGVNIQEGQTLVVHAPVDSAEFTRLIAKKAYEAGARLVKILWNDETITRLQFEKAADDVFTEAPKWYAGEMTELVENGAAILHVLAENPDLLSGIDSERIGNFYKARGEALKTYRAYQQSDKFSWCLIAVPSAAWAAKVFPDVPESEQVGKLWDAIFHTVRVDQDNPVEAWNKHLEVLEAKSTVLNAKKYKKLHYIAPGTDLTIELPEGHIWAQGDSINERGHSFVANMPTEEVFTAPLKTGVNGTVHSTKPLSYAGNIVNNFSLTFEEGKVVSFTAEQGYETLERLLNMDEGARYLGEVALVPHQSPISESNILYYNTLFDENASNHLALGSAYAFCLEGGKDMNQEQLIQSGLNTSVTHVDFMIGSGDMDIYGVTADGKEEPVFLKGNWAF from the coding sequence ATGTCCGATTTCAATACATACTTGGACAAATATGCCGAGTTGGCTGTAAAGGTTGGAGTTAACATACAAGAAGGACAAACCTTAGTGGTTCATGCTCCTGTTGATTCCGCCGAATTCACTCGCTTGATTGCCAAAAAGGCATATGAAGCGGGTGCCCGCCTGGTTAAGATTCTGTGGAACGACGAAACAATAACACGACTTCAATTCGAAAAGGCTGCAGATGACGTGTTTACCGAAGCGCCAAAATGGTATGCCGGCGAAATGACGGAATTGGTGGAGAACGGCGCAGCCATTCTGCACGTGCTTGCCGAAAATCCCGATCTGCTCAGCGGCATTGATTCCGAGCGTATCGGAAACTTCTACAAAGCGCGCGGAGAAGCATTGAAGACCTATCGCGCTTATCAGCAGTCCGACAAGTTTAGCTGGTGTCTGATCGCTGTGCCTTCAGCAGCTTGGGCAGCCAAGGTGTTCCCGGATGTGCCGGAATCCGAACAAGTCGGCAAATTGTGGGATGCCATCTTCCACACCGTGCGTGTGGATCAGGATAACCCGGTTGAAGCCTGGAACAAGCACCTCGAAGTGCTTGAAGCGAAATCCACCGTGTTGAACGCTAAGAAATACAAGAAACTCCACTATATCGCACCGGGAACCGATCTTACCATTGAGCTGCCGGAAGGGCATATTTGGGCGCAAGGCGACAGCATCAACGAACGCGGACATTCCTTTGTGGCTAACATGCCAACAGAAGAGGTTTTTACTGCTCCGCTCAAAACAGGCGTCAACGGAACCGTACACAGCACGAAGCCTTTGAGTTATGCCGGAAACATCGTGAACAATTTCTCCCTTACTTTTGAAGAAGGTAAAGTAGTCAGCTTCACGGCAGAGCAAGGTTATGAAACCCTTGAGCGTCTCCTGAACATGGATGAGGGTGCCCGTTATCTTGGAGAAGTGGCGCTGGTGCCGCATCAATCCCCGATCTCGGAGTCCAACATCCTGTATTACAATACGTTGTTTGATGAGAATGCCTCCAACCACCTTGCACTCGGCAGCGCTTATGCTTTCTGCTTGGAAGGCGGAAAAGATATGAATCAGGAGCAATTGATTCAAAGCGGTCTCAATACGAGTGTAACCCATGTTGATTTCATGATCGGCTCTGGCGACATGGATATTTACGGAGTGACGGCGGACGGCAAGGAAGAACCGGTATTCCTGAAAGGAAACTGGGCATTTTAA
- a CDS encoding TrkH family potassium uptake protein — protein sequence MKKKDLRNQMTPPKFLAIGFASITLIGTFLLKLPIATADGTSTPIVDALFTAVSAISVTGLTVVDTGTHWSIFGQIVMLMLVQLGGLGFMTSATWIALMFNRRISLRERMILQEAMGQYQIQGIVDLIRRVLVYTLIIEGAGALLLTLRFSAIMPLSDAAYFGIFQSISIFNNAGFDLFGQIHGPFSGFATYVADPFVNIILMLLIFLGGVGFIVIFDLIEYPKCKKLSLHSKVVLTVTSLLIVIGAVMIFILEHGNPKTLGPLSYPVKIMASLFQSITPRSGGVSTLDIASLEQSSQFFMIILMFIGAAPGSTGGGIKVTTFAVLIGAVVTMIQGKRDVVLYRNRISQALVYRSITLTILSLLLLVGASMFLSITESGEFLRILFEAVSAFGTAGLSMGLTTELSGVGKVTISLLMFLGRLGPLTLAYALSRKNNKELYRHPEGRITIG from the coding sequence ATGAAAAAGAAAGACCTTCGCAACCAAATGACCCCTCCCAAATTTCTGGCAATCGGCTTTGCTTCGATTACACTGATTGGGACGTTCCTGCTGAAACTTCCCATTGCTACGGCGGACGGAACTTCTACCCCAATCGTAGATGCTCTCTTCACAGCAGTTTCCGCCATCAGTGTAACGGGTTTAACCGTTGTGGATACAGGGACCCATTGGTCCATATTTGGACAAATTGTCATGCTCATGCTCGTTCAGCTTGGCGGATTGGGCTTTATGACCTCAGCCACCTGGATTGCATTGATGTTCAACCGCAGAATCTCGCTTCGGGAGCGCATGATCCTTCAGGAAGCAATGGGACAATACCAAATTCAAGGGATTGTAGACCTTATCCGAAGAGTGCTCGTCTATACGCTGATCATAGAAGGGGCAGGCGCATTACTGCTAACGCTCAGGTTCTCTGCCATCATGCCGCTTTCCGATGCGGCTTACTTCGGCATATTCCAGAGTATTTCCATATTCAACAATGCAGGCTTTGACCTCTTTGGCCAAATTCACGGACCCTTCTCAGGATTTGCAACCTATGTAGCGGATCCTTTTGTCAATATTATTCTCATGCTTTTGATCTTCCTTGGAGGAGTCGGCTTTATCGTCATTTTTGATCTTATTGAATATCCGAAATGCAAGAAACTGTCTCTTCATTCCAAGGTTGTATTAACCGTAACGTCACTATTAATCGTAATTGGGGCTGTCATGATCTTTATTCTGGAGCATGGCAATCCCAAAACATTAGGGCCGCTTTCGTACCCGGTAAAAATCATGGCTTCCCTATTCCAATCGATCACTCCCCGTTCCGGTGGCGTCAGCACCTTGGATATCGCGAGTCTGGAGCAATCCTCCCAGTTCTTCATGATTATCCTGATGTTCATCGGGGCAGCTCCCGGATCAACGGGGGGCGGAATTAAAGTGACTACTTTTGCCGTACTTATCGGTGCCGTCGTTACGATGATCCAGGGAAAACGGGACGTTGTTCTCTATCGCAATCGAATCTCCCAAGCCCTGGTTTACCGTTCCATTACACTAACGATTCTATCGTTGCTGCTATTGGTGGGAGCTTCCATGTTTCTGTCCATTACGGAATCTGGCGAATTCTTAAGAATTCTGTTTGAAGCCGTATCCGCGTTCGGTACTGCCGGGCTATCCATGGGACTTACAACCGAGCTGTCCGGGGTTGGTAAGGTGACCATTTCCCTGCTCATGTTCCTTGGCCGGTTAGGACCGCTAACCCTTGCTTATGCGCTGAGTCGCAAGAATAATAAAGAACTGTACCGCCATCCGGAAGGCCGGATTACGATTGGTTAA